The Apus apus isolate bApuApu2 chromosome 8, bApuApu2.pri.cur, whole genome shotgun sequence genome has a window encoding:
- the GNB4 gene encoding guanine nucleotide-binding protein subunit beta-4 — translation MSELEQLRQEAEQLRNQIRDARKACSDTTLAQITTSLDSVGRIQMRTRRTLRGHLAKIYAMHWGSDSRLLVSASQDGKLIIWDSYTTNKMHAIPLRSSWVMTCAYAPSGNYVACGGLDNICSIYNLKTREGNVRVSRELPGHTGYLSCCRFLDDNQIVTSSGDTTCALWDIETGQQTTTFTGHTGDVMSLSLSPDMRTFVSGACDASSKLWDIRDGMCRQSFTGHVSDINAVCFFPNGHAFATGSDDATCRLFDLRADQELMMYSHDNIICGITSVAFSKSGRLLLAGYDDFNCNVWDTLKGERAGVLAGHDNRVSCLGVTDDGMAVATGSWDSFLRIWN, via the exons ATGAGTGAGCTGGAACAGTTACGGCAGGAGGCCGAGCAGCTGAGAAACCAAATCAGA GATGCAAGGAAAGCATGTAGTGACACAACTCTTGCTCAG atcaCAACAAGTCTGGACTCTGTGGGTCGAATCCAAATGCGAACAAGGCGTACGCTTAGAGGTCACTTAGCCAAAATCTATGCTATGCACTGGGGATCTGACTCAAG gCTACTAGTCAGTGCTTCTCAAgatggaaaattaattatttgggaTAGTTATACAACAAATAAG ATGCACGCCATTCCTCTGAGATCCTCCTGGGTGATGACTTGTGCCTACGCACCCTCTGGAAACTATGTTGCCTGTGGTGGGTTGGACAACATCTGCTCCATATACAACTTAAAGACCAGAGAGGGCAACGTGAGGGTGAGCCGGGAGCTGCCAGGACATACAG GATACTTATCCTGTTGTCGCTTTCTAGATGACAACCAAATTGTCACTAGCTCAGGAGACACCACTTG TGCTTTGTGGGATATTGAAACTGGTCAACAGACCACCACATTCACTGGGCATACTGGCGATGTGATGAGTCTCTCTCTGAGTCCAGACATGAGGACTTTTGTTTCGGGTGCCTGTGATGCCTCCTCAAAGCTCTGGGACATACGAGATGGAATGTGCAGGCAGTCGTTCACAGGGCATGTGTCAGATATTAATGCAGTTTGT TTTTTCCCTAATGGACATGCATTTGCCACTGGATCTGATGATGCCACCTGCCGACTCTTTGACCTCCGAGCAGATCAGGAATTGATGATGTATTCCCATGACAATATCATCTGTGGGATCACTTCTGTAGCCTTCTCCAAAAGCGGCCGCCTCTTGCTAGCAGGGTATGATGACTTCAACTGCAACGTGTGGGATACTCTGAAAGGGGAGAGAGCAG gtgtcCTTGCTGGCCATGACAACCGTGTCAGCTGTTTAGGTGTTACTGATGACGGCATGGCTGTAGCTACAGGGTCTTGGGACAGTTTTCTCAGAATCTGGAATTAA